The sequence below is a genomic window from Ovis aries strain OAR_USU_Benz2616 breed Rambouillet chromosome 19, ARS-UI_Ramb_v3.0, whole genome shotgun sequence.
CGAAGACGGTGAGCACAGTGATGGTAACCTTGAGGGCCTTGTGCTTGGAGGACTTCTTGGCCCGGATCAGGGTGTGGATGATGATGGCATAGCAGCAAGCCATGACCACAAAGGGGAGGAAGAAGCCCAGGGTGACCTTCAGGGTCAAGACCGCCGACTTGAGTTTGGTACTCTCGTTGCTGGAGTAGACCACGGTGCAGATAGCAGTTCCGTGTTCCTCCTTGACCTGGCTGTACAGGAGCTCCGGGAGGCAGAGCGCGGCCGCCATCACCCAGATGGTAAAGCAGACCATCTTGCTGTACAGGAGCCTTTTCTGCCTCCACATCTGCGCCCTCATGGCCTGCGCGATGGCGATGTACCTGTCCACACTGATGCACATGATGAGCAGCACGCAGCTGTAGAAGTTCATCTTGTACATGCTGTTGACCACCTTACACATGAAGGTCTGGAATTTCCACTGGTCAGCGGCGGCAATGGCCCAGAAGGGCAGGGTGGTGAGAAAGAGGAGGTCAGCGATGGCCAAATTGAGAAGGAACATGTCGGTCATGGTCTTCACTCTCGTGCAGTACCAGTAGACCAGGATGACGAGGCTGTTGCCCACGGCGCCCACGATGAACACGAGCCAGTACAGGGGCGGGAGGAAGTGGCCCGCAAACTGCCTGACGTGGCTTTTCTCACAGAAGTAGTCTGTCAAGTTGGTGTCATACTCCATGGGCGGCGTGCCATCGTAGCCGTAGTCATCTGACGGGTTAAGGATTAGGCTCTGCAAGGAGACACAGGCGACACTGGGTCAGGGGCTGGCTTTTCAGTCTGATGGCAAAGGCACGGAGCCCTTGAACCTTCCAACCCCAAAAGGCTATGAGAAGGCAGAAGAAATGTGTGTGTAGGAAATAGGAATTCTGAGAGCATCTGCTTAGAttgtaaatgatttatttattcaacaaatgtttattaagcagGTGCTGAAGAGTCAAGTGTGGTTGCCACTCTCAAGGAACTTTCCCCCTCTGGGAAGAGACACGCAAGCAAAGGAACAGTCACAGCCCACGTGACAGGTGCTCCATCGGGATGGAGGAGGGTCTCGGGGCCACTGGCCGGCGAACTTATCCAGCGAATTCACGAGCCTGATTGCTCCTTCTCCTGCCTACTCTGCACTCCCTGAGAGGTCCCCAGAGGCTTTCACACTTCTCTGGCTCCAGATTCCCCCGAATCCTCTGAAAGCTATGGATCCTCTGTTGAGCAGCAGCAGTCACACACGCACCCAGttacacgtgtgcacacacatgagcacacacGCTTATGTATACACCCTCACGTACATGCACATACACAGGAACCAGCACACGCTGCGTGATTTCAGGGCCCCTTGTTGAGAATTTGTTACGAATTTCAAGACAGTAGAGCATTAAATCAAGCAACACTTCTAAGCATGAGGCCCTTGCCACCCGCCCATGAAGCCAGCCCTCACAAGTCCTCACATTTACAGACGCATGCACACAAGCGTGCCTACAcgaatacacatacatattcacaTGTACACACCCCTGCACATACGTGCACACATTCAGACACCTGTACTCACACCCTCACAATGTGCATacaagcacgcatgcacacacacacccccttagATACAGCTAAGGACTCTCCAGGCATATTTTCAGAGTGATTGAATTCACACATAAAAAACCTGGAATTGAATGAATTTCGTCAAGACCACAAGGCCAGCCTGTGTCATCCTTACAGGGTCAGAGTGCTGGGCATCTTTAGGGTGATGACAGAGGAAGGGTTCGTGTCCTAGGCCAGGGGAAGCCTGGACACGCCTGTGTCGAGACTTGCACTCATAGCTTTGTCCATCACTGGTGGGTAAACACCCTTTGGCTCTCAGGCACAGGATCCTCTGAAAATCTCCCTGCAGATATAAATGTCAGGTATTTAGCAGCTTATTTGCTTCCCTACTGTCAGAGCACCAAGTGCATGCCAGACCTTGTGTGGAGTACAGGATATGCATGCATTTAATCCGGGACCTTCCAGGTAGGGGTGGGCCCCTCGTCCAGATGAGGGGCAGCTGGCTTCCAGGAGGAATTCTGAGGTGGCCAGGCCATTTCTTCTGTCCTCTCTGCTCTCTCAGCCCTGGATACACTGCTCTGGCTGGAGAAGCCATCCACAAAGGCTGTTCTCAAGGTCTGGGTCGGAGTAAGACCTAGAGAGGTCACTGTAAGGATCTGAAATCCACTCATTTCCCACTCACTTTCCATCCAAGAGCACGCACTGGAGCCCCCTGGCTGAGGACTGGGTTGAGGATTTCCCACAAGCTGCCCTGAGTTTATCCCAGGGACTGT
It includes:
- the CCR9 gene encoding C-C chemokine receptor type 9 isoform X2 produces the protein MVPTEATSLILNPSDDYGYDGTPPMEYDTNLTDYFCEKSHVRQFAGHFLPPLYWLVFIVGAVGNSLVILVYWYCTRVKTMTDMFLLNLAIADLLFLTTLPFWAIAAADQWKFQTFMCKVVNSMYKMNFYSCVLLIMCISVDRYIAIAQAMRAQMWRQKRLLYSKMVCFTIWVMAAALCLPELLYSQVKEEHGTAICTVVYSSNESTKLKSAVLTLKVTLGFFLPFVVMACCYAIIIHTLIRAKKSSKHKALKVTITVLTVFVLSQFPHNCVLLVQTIDAYATFISSCALSIKIDICFQVTQTVAFFHSCLNPVLYVFVGERFRRDLVKTLKNLGCISQAQWVSFTRREGSLKLSSMLLETTSGALSF
- the CCR9 gene encoding C-C chemokine receptor type 9 isoform X1, with the translated sequence MGSSLLRAHRRLARRPRQRASQALPQSWRGRLLLEPHSLPFPSLILNPSDDYGYDGTPPMEYDTNLTDYFCEKSHVRQFAGHFLPPLYWLVFIVGAVGNSLVILVYWYCTRVKTMTDMFLLNLAIADLLFLTTLPFWAIAAADQWKFQTFMCKVVNSMYKMNFYSCVLLIMCISVDRYIAIAQAMRAQMWRQKRLLYSKMVCFTIWVMAAALCLPELLYSQVKEEHGTAICTVVYSSNESTKLKSAVLTLKVTLGFFLPFVVMACCYAIIIHTLIRAKKSSKHKALKVTITVLTVFVLSQFPHNCVLLVQTIDAYATFISSCALSIKIDICFQVTQTVAFFHSCLNPVLYVFVGERFRRDLVKTLKNLGCISQAQWVSFTRREGSLKLSSMLLETTSGALSF